The genomic interval tttgaacccattctttactcttccttACATTTTAGGTACATattgtcacattttacatctttttatattgtgaattccttgatatttttttacataaatattcatcTGCTGATAgctagtttatttatatttgcatataaagTAGAAGTTAATGGCTATTAATACtaagtaaattttaatttgacCTGGATTTAGGAAATCATTCAAACAGTTTAGAAATTGTTTCGTTTTGCTGTCACATATGAAGTCACATGTTCAAAAACAGTTATTCATAATTAAACAATGTCtaaactatttttcttattttcaggtGGAAAACTAATTATATATGAAGTCCTAAGGGAAAAAATGGGtgctaaaataaattattataattgaaGAACAGGGACTGAATTCCCTGGATGGATTATGAAATTAAATCACAGATGACTTACTAAAATtgtgttacatatattttctctggAAAGTTAAAGGATTTCAGTTACTCTGTAAATAGTATCATTCTTGATAACACCTGGAAGGTAAGTTTGAATGAGACTGTACATTCCAAAATATCTAAAGCATTATGATGTTCAATCAAAGGGAATAGAATTTTATTCAAAAGCTATATGTATTAGAAATTTTGATATATTGAAGTTCTTTAAGTACGGACCACTTTTTCATGTTGATCTCTAACTTACCCCTTTATagtctctgtaaaataaatgcatttcttaTATTTGTCACAGATCTTTTTGAAggttaaattaaataatacctgtgaagatattaaataaaaggcattatTTAGAACAGTGTTATAAATGCTAAATTCAGAATCATTGCAAGACTCTCCAGTGGATCTAGTCTATTTGTTCTTGTTTCCAATCACTGTGAGGATCATATAGGCTTCATTTTTGTGCAATTTTCTTTAGTTGAACtaaacacatataaaataagCATATAGCTTACCAATCAGGAACCAATAATCTAGtaagaaaaatagattattttcaaaaataatcaagAGGAATAAATTAAGGTTATTGCAAATTAGGGTGGGGAGATGTGATTTGGATGTAAGTAATGATAGTAATGCTCATCTGATGAATTCATGTTGTGATACatgtatttaaagaattaaccTATTCTACTTTCTAACAATCCTTAGAGGAATGgagggaattaaaataaattctcagaGACATTAGCTAACCTGTCTGTTGACATAGGAGTTGGTGGTAGATCAAGACTATAAACTCAGTAAACTGTCTGATCTGAAGGTCCATAATATTGCCTTTACATAGAACAGAGGTAGACACCACACATCTTCTGAAAGTTTTTTATATGCAGATCTTGCTAGCTAAGGAATGAAGAAGGAGGCATGAAGAAAGATAGTCCTGTTTTGGAATTTGAAAGGAGGTGTGATTTACAAATGTGAAAGATTGTGGAACAGCAGACATCAAGTAAGAGACACCTCCTAAAAGGAGACTTAAGCTCCTACTTATCTCAGTTGTATCTTTGGGATCTGGAAGTAGCAATACATAgagtttgttttggaaaatggagaagaaatattttaaaatagcagctTCAATGACTTTCTTCAGTGTCTCAAATCAAGGTCAGCAAGATGGTGAAATATGCTCTGCAGCTAATTTGAGCCATTTGAGAATTGAACTTATAAGAGGAGTGATACAATCCACttattctttgggaaaatccAAAATTAGAGTGTTGGGTAAAGTGAAAGATAGAAACTTAGTTTTATCTGTACTATTTAGATATGGTGCAAATAGATGGGCTTTTTAGAAATACTGATAAGCCTTTCCAAAAGGTATCACAACTCACTTTTGAGAAATGTAACTTGAAAATTTTATAGGTAAACAGAGGATGGATTTAGGTGAATAATTCCTAAGTTTCCATAAGGACATTTTTTGCATACCATTTTATCTTaacatactatttattttttgtgccTTTATTAGGAGGGAGAGCATGACTTCTCCATTGAAATTATGCAGCATATATAGAGCAGAGATGAATGCTCAGTTATCCTAATATGTATTCAACTAAACTCTccttttctcaattttctctccctcattcactATCCCCCTCAAATTTCTTTCCAACTCATTTTGTCATTCAAAACACACAAGGTCTTTCAACATTCCACTGAATGTCAACTGTCTTTGTTTAGTCAACTtgacttttttcctctcctcttcctataacaatttttaaaattctctttcttcaaaataCATTTGTTGAAGCTGGTGAgcataattaataaaaacataaattatatttagctAAAGTTGTGTCATAGtctattttttaagtatgtataGACAAAGTCTATTAATTCCACACTGAGGGATTTGTTGAGAAATCATGTGGATAAAATTTGATGAAGCAATGGATTAATGTACATTATGTTGTTAACTTTATAGCTGTAATGCTTATATAAATTCCTCATGTTATTATAGCTATAACTAAATGCacttattaatataaaataacacattttaactAAGACATTGCTTCAGAGAGATGATGTGGAGGAGCTTGAGCTGACAGTATTCAGAAATAAGTGTCTTGACCACCAATGTGAAACGTTGTTTACTATAGCTTCCTCTCCTAGGGCAGTAAAGGAAATGAGACTTTGTGAGATCGGTTTGCCAAAATAAAAGATCGTGCAATAACGTAAcgtaacataacataacataacataacataacataacataatatataattaatataacataataatatatCATTCTATGTATGCCCACattgaagaaataagaaacataaaaaaaaattacaggaataTATAGGCAGAACCCCCTTACCTACTACAaagtaaattttacatttatctacTGAAAATGGACAACTTAAAACTGTTTCTCATCTCAAATTATTAAAGATTCTTCTAACTGACTTTTATAGAAGCCAGTTAGTTTTGAACAGTTCTAACTATCTCCATTGCAATTCTTCCATTCGTTCCTTTTATGGGCTAAAATTCATGGATTGTTTTCATATAATGACATAATGTGAAGGGCAATAGATTTAAAATGTGATGGAGTTTGTTGTTAACACAGAGATTGTAAAAAGCAGCCATGAGCAAAATAAGATCTAAATATAGAGTCAGGTCCTGTCACTTTTAAataacagagacaaagaaagcatAGTGAAACATTATTACAACACCCctttagcaatttatttttataaattactcTATAGAAATTTGATTTGGAAGTTTGTACATAGAGTGAACTGCAGAATGTCAAGGACATTTACTTCCCTAGATAATGCCACCTATGTAAGCTGTATTCAGTCTAGATAGCATTATACGGCCTTGATTAAGCAGAAAGATAGACAAGAAGACAAATGCAGGCCAAAGAAAAATCTGGCCCATGGAGTTCTTCAGCCTGTGCAGCTTTCAAGGCACTTCCACTTTCCAAATTTATAGAATTTGTATTTATGCAATTAATGTCCAAATTGGGAATACTTATGAATCTGTTGTTTTTGGTATTATTCCAGGATGCACAATTGATTGAAAGATTACCTATTAAAGGGGAAAGTGGCAAATTGTCAGGAAATGACTAGATATATGCTGAATGTTCCATAGGTACTAATATTTATGTTTCAAAACATAAAGAGAGAGACTTTCACCAGGTATAACAACATGAGCAAACTTGAAGTAGAAAGGATATATTGCTTTTTAGAAGCACAGAAATGATAGTAAACCAagtgatgttttaattttctgttggTCAATAAATTTTAATCAGAGGCTTGAAAACTCATGTTATTTTTCAGTAGTAATGTTTGAAGTTTTTTCTGTAGCATGCATAATCACTTTTGAATCTCAGTTTGAATAAGGATAAAAGATTGtgttagaaatatttaataaacaattgTTTGTAAGAggagtgaaaaagtaaaaatacttgaaaatttaaataGCATGAGCTATGCTTATTTACACAATGTGGGTTGAGTTTCTTGACAAGtattataaatataagaaagaatgCTAAGAGAATTTATAACTGGTCAGAAATTTAGGATGTATTAAATACCTGAGTTATGATTGAAATATTATATACACTGAATTGTTGAATGCTACAGAGATAAAGAGTTTAGAAGGACCCAAAGTggtgaagaaaatgaatattcataATCTTTCCAGGGAGTGttagggaagaaagaaagtaaagaatttCTTGTCTCTTGGAGAGgggataaagaagagaaaaaatgaatatgaaaataaagaattatatgTATGCTATTgcatagccaaagaaatcttaaaaggtTTTGCTAAGGACATggaagagattaattttatgtaaGCTAGAATAGTGTGGAGGTAAGTAAGTGTGGTCTCTCTTACTTTTagtagtatatatttattttaaaatatatatatcatacaaacTTCACTCCAGATAATattcacactttaaaaatatgatctaATTTGATTTTAATAACACACTGTAATatagatattataaatattcaggttaatatactgtaaaataaagattGCAGGAATTAATTGCCTAAAATCACACAGCTGAAGTAATCTGTACCAGACATGCCTTTGCCTTTGTACTCTCCTTTATCCTGTATCTTGAGATCAATACTTGACTGCCTTGTGGACACATGTCACTTTTAGAGATGAGTGAGGAAACGGTATATTTATGAGGAACTATTTACACTACAACCCACCATTATTagaataaatattacataatggACATCAGATTGCTGATTTCTCAATCTCTTCTGTTTACCTGACATGTGATTAATCTTGTCTCATTTCCATCAATACATGATTTTCTCTACACTTTGATAGAAATTTTATGCAAAAtttcatggaaaacaaaaaagaaccataaataaaatttcattgacTTCTCAGAAATTTATGTCTTCCATGATCATAAAGTTTTTATGAATGGATAATCTACACTACGCATATGAGCTGACTAGTTTCTCTAACCTCATCATATGACTTGAGAaagttctcatatttttatttttttaatgtttatttatttttgagacagagacagagactgagcaggggaggggcagagagagagggagacacagaatccgaaacaggctccaggctctgagctgtcagcacagagcctgacgccaggctggaacccacaaactgtgagatcctgacctgagctgaagtcggatgcttaactgactgagccacccaggtgccctgagaaaactctcatatttttaacatgtaaCTTACTGTGTCTGTGAACCACACATTCTTCATTAAcaacaaacttgaatttaaataaataaatttttaaaagaaaataattcatctaACATAAAATAATCATATCAAGATAAAACAATGCTTTAATATATCCagtctaaaaatgaaattatgaccAGAGAAACAATTGCCTCTTGCTTAGGCAATTTGGTAGAAGTGGTGACTTAGGGAAGGAAGTGCTTGATGTTTCTATAACACAATCACAGCCATTTGTCACTTCTTGTATTCCTTGCAGTAAACATTTATCATGGCATGGGAGAATCAGACCTTCAACTCAGACTTTATCCTGGAAGGAATCTTCAATGACAGCCCCACTCACATCTTCCTTTTCTCACTGGTCTTGGGCATCTTCACAGTGGCCTTCATGGGAAACACTGCTATGGTTCTCCTCATCTGCCTGGACAACCAgctccacacccccatgtacttcctTCTCAGCCAACTCTCCCTCATGGACCTCATGCTCATCTGCACCACTGTACCCAAGATGGTTTTCAACTACTTGTCTGGCAGGAAGTCCATCTCTCTGGCTGGTTGTGGAGCCCAGATATTCTTATATGTGTCTCTGCTTGGAGCAGAATGTTTCCTGTTGGCTTCAATGGCTTATGACCGTTATGTTGCCATTTGCCACCCATTAAGATACTCAATTCTCATGAACCAGAAAATATGTGGTCTCATGGCAGCTTTTTCATGGATTCTTGGCTCACTTGATGGTATAATTGAAACTGCAGTTGCATTGTCTTTCTCATATTGTGGTGCCCGAGAAATACCCCACTTTTTCTGTGATGTCCCTGCCCTTCTCACTCTCTCATGCACTAACACATTGTTATTTGAAAGGATGATATTTGTATGCTGTATTATTATGCTTCTTTTCCCTGTAGCAGTAATCATTGCTTCCTATGTTCATGTTATTGTGGCTGTCATTCACATGGGATATGGAGAGGGCCCACGTAAAGCTTTTGGCACCTGTTCCTCTCACCTCATGGTAGTAGGAATGTATTACGGAGCAGCCATGCTCATATACATGCGGCCCAGTTCAGATCGTACCCCCACCCAGGACAAATTCGTGTCTGTCTTCTACACTATCCTTACTCCCATGCTGAATCCTCTCATCTATAGCCTCCGCAACAAGGATGTGGCCAGAGCATTCATGAAGGTGTTAGGAAGGGGTAAGTCTGGAGAGCAAATTGCCTGATAATCTTTACGCTTTGTTTTTTCCCAGTACCTTCTTTGCTTTATGCTTAAATCTATGTATTCAATCAATCCAATTAAGTAACTAATATTTCCTGATCTTTGTAGATTTATAGGCAACAATAAAGattttagaaattgaaaaattgttttcattttttcttcaaatagtttCAATTTTTATGGTAGTTTGAAGCTATGGCTATAAGGAAAtcatttattacaaaaaaatccGCAATTTATTCTATTGTATTAtaccaattaaaaatttttttttgccatgactACATCCCATTGTTTGGTTGCATtgattaaaattattgtttttataacatGTCATTAAGCTTAACCTTGgagaaaaaatgctttttatgaaATCCAAAAGTCTTAATTTGGAgtgatcaatttttttaaaaaagtgaatgacGAAGCAATTTATGGGAATGAATATAAGATTATTATGTAAATGAATTTGTCATAACTGGATGGGAAATAAGGGGTATTGTATTGTGATATAGCCACATTGAGCTTTAATTGTTCTAGAAATTGCccttcttaggggcgcctgggtggcttggtcggttgagcatccgacttcagctcaggtcatgatctcacggtccatgaatttgagccccacgtcgggctctgtgctgacagctcagagcctggagcctgtttcagattctgtgtctccctctctctctgcccctcccctgttcatgctctgtctctctctgtctcaaaaataaataaacgttaaaaaaattaaaaaaaaaaagaaattgtcctTCTTCGGGATAGTAGATAACTGgggtgttatttattttattttcctatagaAATCAAACAGTCTTATACATGggaaactaaaatgtaaatatgaatcCTAAAACATggtttttctcattcttattttcctctttatatgGATTGTGTACTGTTATtgtatgaaaacataaaaatttttgtttaataaagaAGTATTGGTTTTCTTTAGGCTGCATATTCTCCTTAAATCTCATGTGTGACATCCCCAAATATAAGTTcataatgatatttttatctatctagatatatgtataaaatacatatatgtagatCATCAtttagatatagatgatatagatatataattctGGAGATTCTTGTGGCTTAAACAGAAAAATCTTTATACCGTAATATGAATATGAGCTGTTTCATTAAAACTGTGTGGCAACATCCCCACTGTATAcaacaaattaacacaaatttaGCAGCTGTGAAGAGCAACCGTTTATATCAGAGTTTATATTTGTCAGAGTTTCCAGCGTGGCTAACATGGATATTCTGCTTCTGATATCAGAATGTAAGATCCATGTGTTGGTTGGAGCTGCGGTTTTATCTGAAACTTAAGGTCACCTTCAAAGCTCATGCGTTTGTTgaaatgagtaattttttaaataatatattgcttttatttttttaactttattttttttaatttacatgcaaattagcatatagtgcaacaatgctttcatgaatagattccttagtgccccttacccatttagcccatccctctccCACAATCccttccattatttttgtttcacttccattattttcatatgttttgtctcttaaagtcttcatatgagtgaagtcatgagttttgtctttctctgactaatttcacttagcataataccctccagttccatccatgtatttgcaaatggcaatatttcactctttttgattcattccattatgtgtgtatgtgtgtgtatgtatatacatatatatgtatacatattcatatacatatatatatacacatatatgtatatgtatatatatatatatatatatatatatatatataacttcttctttacccattcatccatcgatggacatttgggctctttccatactttggctattgttgatagtgctgctataaacatgggggtgcatgtgtcccttagaaacagcacacctgtatcccatggataaatgcctagtagtgcaatggctgggtcgtagggtagttctatttttagttttttggggaacctccatacttttttcaagagtggctgcatcagcttgcattcccaccaacaatgcaaagagatcctctttctccgcatcctcaccaacatctgttattgcctgagttgttaatgttagccactgacaggggtaaggtggtatctcattgtggttttgatttgcatttatctgatgatgagtgatgttgagcattttttcatgtgtcaattggCCATTTGGGTGTCTTCTTGGTGAACTGtcatgttttgcccatttcttcactgaattatttgttttttgggtgttgcgtttgataagttctttatagattttggatactaaccctttatttggtgtgtcatttgcaaatatcttctccaattctgttggttgcctttttagttttgctgattgttcccttcactgtgcagaagctttttgttttgatgaggtcccagtagttcattttttacttttgtttcccttgcctccggagacatgttgagtaagaagttgctgtggccaagatcaaagaggtttttgtgtgctttcttctcgaggattttggtgatttcctgtcttacatttaggtctttcatccattttgagtttattttgtgtatggtgtaagaaagtggtccaggttcattgttctgcatgtcactgtccagttttcccagcaccacttgctaaacaGAGTGTATTTTTtcccgttggatattctttcctgctttgtcaaagattagttagccatacatttgtgggtcaatttctgagttctctattctattccatttatcagAGTGTcttttcttgtgccagtaccatactgtcttgatgattacagctttgtagtatagctggaagtctgggattgtgatgcctcttcctttcgttttctttttcaagattgttttgactattcagggtctcttctgattccatacaaattttaggattatttgttccagctctgtgaagaatgctggtgttactttgataggtattgcattgaatatgtagatttctttgggtagtatcgacattttaataatatttgttcttcctatccaggagcatggaatattttccatctgtttgtgtcttcttcaatttctttcataagctttctatagttttcagtgtataaatttttcacctctttggttggatttattcctaggtattttatggttttttgtgtaactgtaaatgggatcaattccttgatttgtctttctgtcacttcattgttggtgtgtacgaatgcaacctatttctatgcattgattttatatccctttactttgctgaattcactaATCATTTCTAGctgtttttggtggaatattttgggttttctatacagagtatcatgtcatctgtgaagagtgaaagttggacctgctcctggctgatttggatgccttttatttccttatgttgtctgattgcaaaggctacgacttccaatactatgttgaataacagtggtgagagtgaatatccctgtcttgtttctgaccttagggggaaagatctcagtttttccccattgaggatgatattagcgttggatcattcatatgtggcttttatgatctcgagttATGCTCCCTCTATCCctaatttcttgagggtttttataaagaaaggatggtgtattttgtcaaatgctttctctgcacctattgagtgaatcatatggttcttttatgtttcctttcttttaatgatatgatgaatcacgttattgttttgcagatattgaaccagccctgcatcccaggtataaatcctgcttggtagtggtgaataattttcttaatgtattcttggatccagttggctaatatcttgttgagaacttttacatacatggtcatcagggaaataggtctatagttctgctttttagtgtggtctctgtctggttttggaatcaggataatgctggcttcatagaaagagtttggaagttttccttccatttctggaacagtttttggaacagtttcaagataATAGGTGTTACATCTTCttagtgtttggtagaattacccTGGAAAGatatctggccctggactcttgttttttggcagatttttgattactaattcaatgtcgttactggttatgggtctgttcaaattttctatttctttctgtttcagttttggtagtgtatatgtttctatgaatttttccatttcttccatattgcccattttattggcatataattgctcataatattctcttattattcaGTACTCACTCagaacatcaatggactcaatgttccaaaCAAAAGGGTAACAatgtataagaaaacaagatccatctatatgctgtttacaagagacccactttagacctaaagacaccttcatattgaaaataaggggatggagaaccatctatcatgttaatggtcaacaaaagaaacccagagtagccatacttatatcagacaatctagactttaaaataaagactgtatcaagagatgcagaagggcattatatcataattgaggggcctatccaccaagaagagctaacaattgtaaacatttatgtgccaaatgtgagagcacccaaatatataagtcaagtaattacaaacataaagaaactcattgatagtaatacataatagtaggagatgtcaacaccccactcacagcaatggacagatcatctactcaaaaaatcaacaaggaaacaatggctttgaatgacacactggaccagatggacttaagagatatattcagaacatttcatcctaaagcagcagaatatacattcttctccagtgcacatggaacattctccagaatagaccatatactgggacacaaatcagccctaactCCAAAAAGGTCAAGATCATACAGTGTGTATTTTCataccacaacactatgaaactcgaaatcaaccacaagaaaaaatttggaaaggtaacaaatatttggagactaaacAACATCTTAGTAAAGAATCAAtggactaaccaagaagttaaagaggaaattaaaaagtatatggaagtcaatgaaaatgatagcaccacaacccaaaacctctgggatccaggaaaggtggtcataagaggaaagtatatagcaatccacgccttcctaaagaagcaagaaagatctcagatacacaacctaaccttatgccttaaggtgctggaaaaagaacagcaaataaaacacaaaaccagcagaagacagaaataataaagattagagcagaaattaatgctatcaaaaccaaaacagcagtagaacagatcaatgaaaccagaagctggttctttgaaagaattaacaaaattgataaaccactagccaatggatcaaaaagaaaaaaggaaatgacccaaataaatgaaataaagaatgaagGAGTAGAGATCACATCAAACATAGCAGAAATGAGTAATTTTTATAAAGCTGACTAacatatgtttgcttttttttaacgtttatttatttttgagagagagagagcatgagaagatgagcagggcagagacagactgaaagagaatctcaagcaggctctgtgactgTGACAGAAATAGGACTCCATTctacgaaccctgagatcaagacctgagccgaaaccaagagtcaaacacaaGTGACTGAGCCATGA from Panthera uncia isolate 11264 chromosome A1 unlocalized genomic scaffold, Puncia_PCG_1.0 HiC_scaffold_17, whole genome shotgun sequence carries:
- the LOC125935061 gene encoding LOW QUALITY PROTEIN: olfactory receptor 2M3-like (The sequence of the model RefSeq protein was modified relative to this genomic sequence to represent the inferred CDS: deleted 1 base in 1 codon); protein product: MAWENQTFNSDFILEGIFNDSPTHIFLFSLVLGIFTVAFMGNTAMVLLICLDNQLHTPMYFLLSQLSLMDLMLICTTVPKMVFNYLSGRKSISLAGCGAQIFLYVSLLGAECFLLASMAYDRYVAICHPLRYSILMNQKICGLMAAFSWILGSLDGIIETAVALSFSYCGAREIPHFFCDVPALLTLSCTNTLLFERMIFVCCIIMLLFPVAVIIASYVHVIVAVIHMGYGEGPRKAFGTCSSHLMVVGMYYGAAMLIYMRPSSDRTPTQDKFVSVFYTILTPMLNPLIYSLRNKDVARAFMKVLGRGSLESKLPDNLYALFFPSTFFALCLNLCIQSIQLSN